TGCCATtgcttattattttattatattttttatatcttATTTATTGTTGGCATTAAatgttcatttttttattttatgttttgctattatgtattattttattattatgtttggtatctttttttttttttgtgaataagaatcattgtattgctcaaaaTCAAATCATATACACTTATGGATTTCCTTCTACCCTTATATGACTTACAATCCATGTATCTAACCTTACGATTTGTGAGTCCAATCTTTATCTCTATTTTGTTTCCCCTTGTACATTGATACAGTGAGTCTCAACTTTAACTCTCTTTTAATGACCTCTATAATATGATTTACATGCCAAATCTTAGATGACCACAAGACATCATTTCGGACCCTCCATATATGGTATACTAGTGCCGAAACAGCAGCTATGTAAAAGTCTCTCCTGAGTTTGCTGAGATGTTTGGCTTTAGAAATCCATTGCAATAAAGTGTGATAATTCTCTGTTTGTGCTCGGCAACCAATCCACTCCTTCATCTTCACAAGATAGATTTTGTTGTAAGTACATTGAAAGAATAGATGAGAAATCTCTCCATTGTGATCTCCACACAGCAAGCATACTATGTCCATTGCCTGACAGTGTTTACTGAGATACTCTCTGGTTCTCAGCTTCTGGTGCAAAGTTAGCCAAAGAATGTATCTATGTTTCGGAATACTGCATCTCTCCCAGACATATTTGCTCCATTGAACCTTGGTATGTTGGTCATATAGTATTGCATGCCCAGATTGAATACTATATTTCATTGCCATGAAAGCTGATCTATCCATTTTAGCTCTAAAGAAATCCTTAATTTCAACAATTTTCTTCCAATACCTTTATTATTAGCATTAAATGTAAACTTTTTTACATCTATGTGCATTGGAGTACAATTGTAAAAGTTGTGCTATATATGACATTTATTGACTTTTTGTGCTAAATATAGCACAATTTTTACATCTCCTACCGAtggtctatacatatatatatatataattaatggttagcgtaattaaaataaataactccttattaaaagaactaaaggaaaaaataagaaaatatgtatatttttgtcTTATTTTACTATTACATATACATTtggataaataaaatatgttaaatgacaaaataaataattaataaaaaaagtaaaaaaaaaattaagtatatagatatttttttatatttttgaaaacATATATAATTGATTGAgcaatttaaatactttaatatgaaattttaaaatatgtgacgAGAAATTATTATGTCtcatttattttctatttcttTAATGTCTTATTTTTTGAGCTTGTATATACcgcaattatttttattattttttattgacaattttttgtataaaatctatacaattttttttattatcattttatatttgtaatcttatatttaacttttttttatatttcttttattaaatataaacaaACATAATATTATTGAAATATTTGTGTACATTTTGATATTTTAGTTAAATGACATTTTTAGTTAAGATTATGACATATAGCCAAAtgtaatataaaaaaatagaaattaatatttattttaaaccGCTAAAATACcttatgtttttaaaatgttatacttttatactcaatattttttttgcggtaaatatactaAATATCTTCAAAATGTTACAATTTTATATCCAAATTTTTTTTGACAATAAATatacttaatgtttttaaaatgttgcacttttatacctattttttaaaattattttaagaaataataagaaagtgaaggaaaaatataggtTTTAccgtaaaaaataataataataaataagttaAAAGTGAAAGATTTTGAAAACATTGTGTATATTTACCACAAAAAAAATTTGAGTATAAAATTTTAACATTGtaaaaacattgagtatatttaccacaaaaaaaaagatttgagcataaaagtgcaacattttgaaaatattaagtatttTAACGACAATTTactctatatgttatatgttatatgttatacaTGGATATAATTaccttttgtaattattattgaGCTGCTAGCCCAAATGtaactgttatacccagatttcgagccatgaaaattgtgacctcgaaatctGGGTTCATAATGGATGAACTCGTAAGGTCTGGAATATGATTCGAAATATAAACTTCGGGCTGGCAAAGCCGAgatgacttcgaagatggtagcctcgaaatccttgCAAGCTCGAAAGGTAGACCCCGAGGTACATCTGTTCTcgaggatgacctcggatcaggggatCCGAGCCTGATGCGCGTACGAGCTCGAAGCAATGTGACTTCGGGATGTGTTATGGCTCGAAAGCCAgtaagaaacctgggagaatatggCCTTGATAATATGGGATAATAACTTGGAATATCCCAATGAATCATCTAtaaagagacgcggtctacatttattgccgaaaatcccctacaatcaggggatattatttgattagttatacgccccctggtcttcaggggacgtttccttttacatcagattacaggcatttaatgccatttaatctatttgcaaatatagagtaactacccgaaatatgtgggatagtattatgcaatcttctctataaatagagaggtcatgcactattgtaaaggaccaaatttttgtgatcttgagagaaaactctgaacaattcatccttgaagaatttttcagagatcatcttgagtttaataacaaagactcgtggactaggcagatttaactgctgaaccacgtaaaaaattgtgtttgtattatcatatttttattgcccattactgattattgtttacatgctcttctttcactgttgacgaaaaacggcgtcaacagtaacaattatcattttttttattctctATTTTTGAAGAGGAAATTACATGTTTAAGACctttttttttaacaagtttacaaaaatatgattttttttttaaaaacaaaaagctTATTTTATGGCTTTCTTGTTTAAGAATTTTCAATTTTATGGATttagtttctcatatttttgattaaaaattgatttatatcaaaattttactcttaattaagttaatttaaattaggagattattttagtcatttaagtgtttttcatttgattatttttatattagtttcATTACACATTATTGACTTAGTATTTTAAAAATGGAActtattctattttattattgttatattgtttaatatttattttccataatttaatgttaaaatttaaaattacaaaTTCATTTTCACTTTACTATTTTTAGTTTTCATCTCTCCAACTTCTCTTCTCTACGACGTCTTATTTCTCCTATCTCTTTGTCAAACATTTTTTGGAGAAAACTTCTTATTCAATCGCTTCCCATTCaactaaaaatattttattatttattatcattttttattattgt
This genomic interval from Humulus lupulus chromosome 8, drHumLupu1.1, whole genome shotgun sequence contains the following:
- the LOC133796004 gene encoding uncharacterized protein LOC133796004; protein product: MDRSAFMAMKYSIQSGHAILYDQHTKVQWSKYVWERCSIPKHRYILWLTLHQKLRTREYLSKHCQAMDIVCLLCGDHNGEISHLFFQCTYNKIYLVKMKEWIGCRAQTENYHTLLQWISKAKHLSKLRRDFYIAAVSALVYHIWRVRNDVLWSSKIWHVNHIIEVIKRELKLRLTVSMYKGKQNRDKDWTHKS